The genomic segment agggcgccggcggccgtgtACGAGGGAAGAGACGAAGGGGCAACATGTGTAGGTCACAACAATCCTTGGCGTTGCAGTGGCACACGCCATCTTCCGCTGGCGAGCATTGCACtacaacacacgcacagaggcaaGAAGAGCGCCTCCACGGACCGTCTCGCGGTCACCTTTCCTTGCCGCGGTGCatggggagaagggggagggaccGGCACTGCTGGCAGCTGACATCGAGAGGGTGCGATTGTGGTTCTTCTGTTTGAGCGCCGTAGTTGCGCGTGAGGTTAGATGATCacttcccccctcccactcatCGAAGACGTTGTCgaagcgcgctgcggcacatGAACACCACGGTCAGAAACAGGAAGCGTGCAGAAACGGAAATAAAAGGATCGAGCCAACATCATCGCGCACGCCACACCTTCGTTCGTccactccctctctctgtcttgaGACGACCtcaagcgcacacgcatcagCCATGCACGCAGCAGAGACAAGGAAGAAGAAAAATCCCCTAAAACACGCGCCACACGTCACCGCTgttggaggggggggtggagggctCCACTTTCTCTGTAAGAAcgcctctcttttctttAGTCAACTTCTATGCgttgtgtgtgcacgcagaCAGGAAGCCAGCGAGCGAACGAAGGGGtgtgcgcacaggcacacgtacatgcacacaccAGTATCGCATGCACGTTCCTACACAATTTAAAGGCATTAGTGCCCTTCCCCTGCCTCCGGTCTTCCCCCATGTCATTTCTGGCTGCTCGTCACTCCACGCGTCcgctctgcgcgtgtgcaacGTCAGCTGAAGGGTGTCGTCTCGTCCTGCACCTACCTCTCTTCGCACCTCTTAGCACCCCGTTGGGCAtaagaagggaggggggagggggcttgTATTGCACACACCATCTCAAGGATGAACAAGCACCCGCCCCTCAGCGCCTTCTCCCGGTGGCGACACGCTCTGCCCGGCGGCCCCCTCCCGCGGAAGTGGACAGGAAGCCAAACAGAGCACAACAGTACACCAGTGGCAACGAGGCGTCATGGTGTGCCAGGTCtgcgtgtgagagagagaggcggttTTCTATGTCTATGAAAttgagggagggggagggagggttCACGGAAGCGGTGGCCAAtgaggaggggtgggaggagaTGACCGCTGTGAGCATGCAGGATGAGGGAGacaagacgcgcacgcacagacagacagccCGGTCGATGTATATATAAAAAAGAATCCAACGACGGCCACGAGCACTCGGCGTGAGGGCGGGACGCATGAGGAgcgtgtggaggagggggaggacggtgCGTGTGGCAGCACCACGTCTTGATCACACACGCGCTaccggggagggggaggggtgcctTCATAGCACATGGCCCCCTCTCTCACCACTTCATTTTGCTACATCCATCCATACGTCGCTTTCACTCCGCATCGTCCACCTTGGGCGCCAGGTAATAGCGAAGATAACCGACGTTGTCGATGCCGTATTCCACCATGCAAGGACTGTCCTTGGCAAACTTGAGCGTGACGCGCTCGCTGAGCGTCGAGCCCTTGGCAAAGATGCCCATGAAGCGGAGCGCAAAAGAGAGCGTGATGGgctcctccatcgccacCTCGACCCCGatggcgccgttgccgccctCCGCCTTGTTGTACCGGCGAGAGATAGGCTCGTGCTCGTCCTCGTCCCGGGCCTCCGCCTTCACCTCTGATTTCACCTCCGACTTGGCGCTGCGATCCGACACGCCGGCGGCCTGAAGGAATGTGTAGCCCTGCCCAACATCGCCCGATGAGCTGAACTTCACGCCCTCCTTGCTGATGGCGATGGTGACAGTATCGCCGAAGACCTGCATATCGCGCACAATCTTCGCGAACTCGGCGGAGTTGAGTGTGACAGTGCTGCGGTAGTCCATCTCAGGAATGCCCATCGACTCCGCCTCGATTTCGAGCAGCTTCAGCTGGTACTCGCACTTGCGCGTCTTCTCCGGGTTCTCTGAGGTGAGGGTGACCACGTCCGAGTCATCGTCGTGACGCAGACTGAGGCTGTCGTTGCCGTCGACGATCTTCAGCAccttggagagggaggcaaggTTGAGGCCAAGGATTATGTTGCGCTCGCACTGGTACTTGACAAAGCAGTCGTCACGCAGCAACATGTGCACGAGGGCGACGTGGCTGGAGTCCATGGCCTGAATGGACAGACCTCCCGGGTTGCAGTCGAAGTTCGCCTCATTCACCAACCCGTTGATGCACTCGACCAGGCGCTTCCACAGGCTGGCGTACTGGACCTGAGCCTCGAGCATGATCACGAAAAGTGGCGTAGAGGTGCTTGCGAGAAGATGACGTGCTATGCTGTACAGGGCGCAggcgtatgtgtgtatgtgtgtgtgcagacgGTACGCGTGTATGGGTGTATATGTGCGGCAGGCTGACGTGAGCGGTGGTGCCCATGACGATTGGCTCACGTTCGTGgacggcgatgatggcggtgccgacgccgagaaggtggtggtggtggtggtggtggtggtgtgtgtgtgtggggggggggcagccgTATGAAGGAACAACAAGCGAGGCAAGAGGCGGCGGATGCCGCACGTGATGCAGCCAGTGGCGCATGGGCAGATATGCACATGAAGCGAGAcgaaggtggtggcggtggtggggaggtGAAAAGAGTCGCGCATGCGAAGAGCTCGAGATGACTCGATGCAGCAAGATGGGGCAACGAGAGGCTCGGGCGCCTTTGGGAGGTGGGGTGCCGGCACATCACCCTGCAAAACCACTTGTTGTTTAACTGCTGTTGTGGTGGCAAAGGCGGTAAAACCTGAGTGGTAATCGGCTTCCCGCGGCTGCACATGTACGTTATTACATAGCCTTCGCATACAGGTGCTTccagagaggcagaggtACAAACGATCAAAAGCACAGGTGAAACCGTCTTACAGCGGCACCGTGCAGGTCGTATGGTTGCTGACCGTGTGCTGTGCTGTACGCGGCATTCAGACAGACTGAGGGGGCGAGAGACAGGCCAAACTCTTGCTGTATCCAACTCTCTGCCGACGACAGCATGCCGCACAAACGTGTCGGTACAAAAACGCATTGATGTTCTGCTGCCTCGGCATCACGGTGGGGGCTGGATCAGCAGGCCGCTCGGGTCTTCGCGCACCAGGAGAGGGCAGACGTTCATTTTAGTGTAGTGCTCCCAAAAGGcctccacagcagcggcgcattcGTCGCCGAGCACGAGGGCGAACACAGCGTCGTAGCCGCCGGCGCCAGGGCATCCGACCGCGAACACACCCGGCAGAGTCGCCGTGTCGTCCAAGAGATCGGTCAGCTCTACCGGCTCCACCTTCACCTCCGCGG from the Leishmania major strain Friedlin complete genome, chromosome 15 genome contains:
- a CDS encoding putative proliferative cell nuclear antigen (PCNA), with translation MLEAQVQYASLWKRLVECINGLVNEANFDCNPGGLSIQAMDSSHVALVHMLLRDDCFVKYQCERNIILGLNLASLSKVLKIVDGNDSLSLRHDDDSDVVTLTSENPEKTRKCEYQLKLLEIEAESMGIPEMDYRSTVTLNSAEFAKIVRDMQVFGDTVTIAISKEGVKFSSSGDVGQGYTFLQAAGVSDRSAKSEVKSEVKAEARDEDEHEPISRRYNKAEGGNGAIGVEVAMEEPITLSFALRFMGIFAKGSTLSERVTLKFAKDSPCMVEYGIDNVGYLRYYLAPKVDDAE